A section of the Mangifera indica cultivar Alphonso chromosome 12, CATAS_Mindica_2.1, whole genome shotgun sequence genome encodes:
- the LOC123192685 gene encoding GABA transporter 1-like: MGTVVPSSMDLPKTDNETGIIHSPEELDAGALFVLKSRGSWLHCGYHLTTSIVGPVIFSLPFTMALLGWVTGVVIVTLAALVTFYAYNLLSVVLEHHEQLGKRQLRFRDMARDILGPAWSKFLVAPLQFAICYGAVIGCTLLGGQSLKFIYLLYHPKGAMQLYQFILIFASVPLILAQMPSFHSLRHINLISLILCLAYAACATAGAIYIGLSKNAPARAYSIKGSQLNRVFGSFNGISIISTTYASGIIPEIQATIAPPVKGKMFKGLCICYAVVVTTFFSVAISGYWAFGNQALSTILSNFMGDEKPLLPTWFLLMTNIFTLMQLVAITLIYLQPTNEVFEKWFANPKMDQFAMRNVVPRLIFRTLSVIIGTFIAAMLPFFGDIMALFGAFGCIPLDFILPMVFYNVTFKPAKLSIIFWVNTLIAIVSSGLVAMGAVASVRQIILDAKTYHLFANM, translated from the exons ATGGGAACTGTAGTTCCAAGCTCTATGGATTTACCAAAAACTGATAATGAAACAGGCATCATTCATTCTCCAGAAGAGCTTGACGCTGGAGCTTTGTTTGTCCTCAAGTCCAGAG GATCATGGCTGCACTGTGGATATCATTTGACAACATCAATTGTTGGCCCTGTGATTTTCAGTCTGCCCTTTACAATGGCCTTGTTAGGCTGGGTTACTGGAGTTGTAATTGTGACTCTTGCGGCTCTGGTGACTTTCTATGCGTATAATCTTCTTTCTGTTGTTTTGGAGCACCATGAACAGCTTGGGAAACGTCAACTTCGGTTCAGAGACATGGCCAGGGACATTTTAG GGCCAGCTTGGAGTAAGTTTCTTGTAGCTCCCCTTCAGTTTGCTATATGCTATGGTGCTGTTATTGGTTGTACTCTTCTTGGAGGACAGAGCCTCAAG TTCATTTACTTGCTATACCACCCAAAAGGAGCAATGCAACtttatcaattcatattaatttttgcCTCAGTACCCCTAATTTTGGCACAAATGCCATCTTTTCACTCATTGAGGCATATCAATCTTATCTCATTAATCCTCTGTCTGGCCTATGCCGCTTGTGCTACTGCTGGTGCCATTTACATAG GACTGTCCAAGAATGCACCAGCTAGGGCCTATTCTATAAAAGGATCTCAACTAAACCGCGTTTTCGGCTCTTTTAATGGCATATCAATTATCTCCACAACTTATGCAAGTGGAATAATCCCAGAAATACAG GCAACTATAGCACCTCCAGTGAAGGGTAAGATGTTCAAGGGACTATGCATCTGTTATGCAGTCGTTGTTACAACATTTTTCAGTGTGGCCATCTCTGGGTATTGGGCATTTGGAAATCAGGCCTTGTCTACAATTCTTAGTAATTTCATGGGTGATGAGAAGCCATTGCTACCCACTTGGTTTCTTTTAATGACCAACATCTTCACTCTTATGCAACTAGTAGCAATCACTTTG ATTTACTTGCAGCCAACAAACGAAGTTTTCGAAAAATGGTTTGCGAATCCGAAGATGGATCAATTTGCGATGCGTAATGTAGTCCCACGGCTAATATTCAGGACACTTTCTGTGATCATTGGCACTTTCATAGCTGCCATGCTACCTTTCTTCGGTGACATCATGGCGCTGTTTGGAGCATTCGGATGCATTCCTCTAGATTTCATATTGCCAATGGTTTTCTACAATGTGACATTCAAGCCAGCCAAACTGAGCATAATTTTCTGGGTAAACACATTGATAGCAATAGTATCCTCTGGTTTGGTAGCAATGGGAGCAGTGGCATCAGTTCGACAAATCATTCTTGATGCCAAGACATATCATTTATTCGCTAATATGTAA
- the LOC123192684 gene encoding GABA transporter 1-like, whose protein sequence is MGTVVPGSLSISTTDRQTGTVDSPEELDAGALFVLKSKGSWLHCGYHLTTSIVGPVIFSFPYALALLGWVPGVLVVTVAALVTFYSYNLLSVVLEHHAQLGNRQLRFRDMARDILGPGWSKFLVAPLQFAICYGAVIACTLLGGQSLKFIYLLYQPKGTMQLYQFIVIFSAVPLFLAQMPSFHSLRHINLVSLVLCLLYSACVVAGSIYIGNSKNAPARDYSITGSQTDQIFGAFNGISIIATTYASGIIPEIQATLAPPVKGKMFKGLCICYTVIITTYFSVAISGYWTFGNQSLPTILSNFMGDERPLLPTWFLLMTNIFTLLQLVAITVIYLQPTNEVFEKWFANPKMDQFSIRNVIPRLIFRSLSVITATFIAAMLPFFGDIMALFGAFGCIPLDFILPMVFYNVTFKPSKKGIIFWGNTLIAVVSSGLVAVGAVASVRQIVLDAKVYNLFANM, encoded by the exons ATGGGAACTGTGGTTCCGGGCTCCCTGAGTATATCGACCACGGATAGACAAACGGGCACCGTTGATTCTCCAGAAGAACTTGATGCTGGAGCTTTGTTTGTCCTCAAGTCGAAAG GCTCATGGCTGCACTGTGGATACCATTTAACAACATCAATTGTTGGTCCTGTGATTTTCAGTTTTCCGTATGCTTTGGCCTTGCTTGGTTGGGTTCCTGGAGTTTTAGTTGTGACTGTTGCAGCCCTGGTGACTTTCTATTCATATAATCTTCTGTCTGTAGTTTTGGAGCACCATGCTCAACTCGGAAATCGCCAGCTTCGGTTCCGGGACATGGCCCGAGACATTTTAG GACCTGGATGGAGCAAGTTTCTAGTGGCACCACTTCAATTTGCAATATGCTATGGAGCTGTAATTGCTTGTACCCTGCTTGGAGGGCAGAGCCTCAAG TTCATTTACTTGCTCTACCAGCCAAAAGGAACAATGCAACTGTACCAATTCATAGTCATTTTCTCAGCTGTGCCGCTATTTCTAGCACAAATGCCATCTTTTCACTCTCTAAGGCACATTAACCTTGTCTCCTTAGTCCTCTGTCTGCTTTACAGCGCCTGCGTTGTCGCTGGTTCCATATATATCG GAAATTCCAAGAATGCACCTGCTAGAGACTATTCAATAACCGGATCTCAGACAGATCAAATTTTTGGTGCTTTCAATGGTATTTCAATCATCGCTACCACATATGCAAGTGGAATTATTCCTGAAATACAG GCAACTTTAGCACCCCCAGTCAAGGGCAAGATGTTCAAAGGCCTATGCATTTGTTACACTGTCATAATCACCACATATTTCAGTGTGGCCATCTCTGGGTACTGGACATTTGGTAACCAATCTCTACCAACAATTCTTTCCAATTTTATGGGCGATGAGAGGCCATTGCTGCCCACTTGGTTTCTTCTGATGACCAACATCTTCACTCTCTTGCAACTAGTTGCCATCACTGTG ATTTACTTGCAGCCAACAAATGAAGTGTTTGAAAAATGGTTTGCGAATCCGAAGATGGATCAATTCTCTATTCGCAACGTCATACCACGACTAATATTCCGGTCACTTTCAGTGATCACTGCAACATTTATTGCTGCAATGCTACCTTTCTTTGGAGACATCATGGCACTGTTTGGAGCATTTGGGTGCATACCTTTAGATTTCATATTGCCAATGGTTTTCTACAATGTGACTTTCAAGCCATCCAAAAAAGGCATCATATTTTGGGGAAATACATTGATAGCAGTAGTATCTTCAGGATTGGTAGCAGTGGGAGCAGTAGCATCAGTTCGACAAATAGTTCTTGATGCCAAGGTGTATAACTTATTTGCTAATATGTAA
- the LOC123192660 gene encoding glucomannan 4-beta-mannosyltransferase 9-like, with translation MEKLSTTVILPEKFQGPRDDIPEQVGMIWQQTKAPLIVPVLKVLVYLCLAMSIMVFIERVYMGIVIVLLKLFGRKPEKKYKWEPMKDDVELGNSAYPMVLVQIPMYNEKEVYQLSIGAACGLSWPSDRIIIQVLDDSTDPAIKDLVQIECQRWANKGVNIKYEIRDNRNGYKAGALKEGMKHSYVKHCDYVAIFDADFQPEPDFLWRTIPFLVHNSDIALVQARWKFVNADECLMTRMQQMSLDYHFTVEQEVGSSTYAFFGFNGTAGVWRISALNEAGGWKDRTTVEDMDLAVRASLKGWKFVYVGDLQVKNELPSTFKAYRFQQHRWSCGPANLFKKMAAEIFRNKKVNLWKKFYVIYSFFFVRKIVAHIVTFIFYCVVMPATVLVPEVEVPKWGAVYIPSIITLLNAVGTPRSIHLLMFWILFENVMSLHRTKATFIGLLETGRVNEWVVTEKLGDALKSKFGTKAHKKPRIRIGERLHLLELGVAAYLFFVGCYDLAFGRNHYFIFLFLQSIAFFIAGIGYVGTFVPNS, from the exons ATGGAGAAACTGTCGACCACCGTCATTCTTCCCGAGAAATTCCAGGGCCCCCGAGACGATATTCCAGAACAAGTTGGAATGATTTGGCAGCAAACGAAAGCGCCATTGATCGTGCCAGTACTGAAAGTTTTAGTATATTTATGTTTGGCTATGTCCATTATGGTCTTCATTGAAAGAGTTTACATGGGCATTGTGATAGTTCTGTTGAAGTTGTTTGGAAGAAAACCTGAGAAAAAGTACAAATGGGAGCCCATGAAGGACGATGTTGAGCTCGGAAACTCAGCTTATCCAATGGTTCTCGTTCAAATTCCAATGTATAATGAAAAAGAG GTTTATCAGCTTTCCATTGGCGCTGCTTGTGGCCTTTCTTGGCCTTCTGATAGGATTATAATTCAAGTTCTTGACGACTCGACAGACCCAGCCATAAAG GATTTGGTGCAGATAGAATGCCAAAGATGGGCGAACAAAGGCGTTAATATAAAGTACGAGATAAGAGATAACAGAAATGGGTACAAAGCAGGAGCTCTGAAGGAAGGAATGAAGCATAGTTATGTTAAACATTGTGATTATGTCGCCATTTTCGATGCTGATTTTCAGCCTGAACCTGATTTTCTATGGCGCACCATTCCATTTCTAGTTCACAATTCAGATATTGCCCTTGTTCAAGCTCGATGGAAATTTG TTAATGCAGATGAATGTTTGATGACAAGAATGCAACAGATGTCATTGGATTACCATTTCACTGTAGAACAAGAAGTTGGCTCTTCAACTTATGCATTCTTTGGCTTcaatg GGACCGCCGGTGTATGGAGAATCTCAGCTCTTAATGAAGCTGGAGGATGGAAGGACCGTACAACTGTGGAAGATATGGACCTGGCTGTTCGTGCCAGCCTCAAAGGCTGGAAATTTGTTTATGTTGGTGACCTCCAG GTGAAAAATGAACTTCCAAGCACCTTCAAAGCCTACAGATTTCAGCAGCATAGATGGTCTTGTGGCCCGGCCAATCTCTTTAAGAAAATGGCCGCAGAAATTTTTAGAAACAAG AAAGTCAATCTCTGGAAGAAGTTCTATGTGATTTACAGTTTCTTCTTCGTTCGAAAGATTGTAGCGCATATTGTTACATTCATATTTTACTGTGTTGTTATGCCTGCAACTGTTTTGGTTCCTGAAGTGGAAGTTCCCAAGTGGGGAGCTGTCTATATTCCTTCCATCATCACTCTTCTCAATGCCGTTGGCACCCCAAG ATCAATTCACCTATTGATGTTCTGGATCCTCTTTGAGAATGTCATGTCACTGCACCGGACTAAGGCAACGTTCATAGGCTTGCTGGAGACAGGGAGAGTAAATGAGTGGGTTGTTACTGAGAAGTTGGGAGATGCTCTCAAGTCAAAATTTGGCACCAAAGCTCACAAGAAACCTCGTATCAGGATAGGTGAAAG GTTGCACTTGCTAGAGCTTGGAGTTGCAGCTTACCTCTTCTTTGTCGGCTGCTATGATCTTGCATTCGGAAGGAATCACTACTTCATTTTCCTCTTTCTCCAATCCATTGCCTTCTTCATCGCAGGAATCGGTTATGTTGGCACATTTGTTCCAAACTCTTAG